A genomic region of Chaetodon auriga isolate fChaAug3 chromosome 11, fChaAug3.hap1, whole genome shotgun sequence contains the following coding sequences:
- the gclc gene encoding glutamate--cysteine ligase catalytic subunit, which produces MGLLSQGSPLNWEETKKYADHIRKHGIIQFLNIYNKVKDRQKDVLKWGDEVEYMLVELDDKDEKVRLVLNGGDVLETLQDQGEKINPNHPTLWRPEYGSYMIEGTPGQPYGGTMSEFNTVEGNMGKRRREASSVLNQNETLCTITSFPMLGCPGFTKPEHRPTPVEKGVSKSLFFPDEAINRHPRFSTLTRNIRHRRGEKVVINVPIFKDKRTPSPFVEEFPEDDGEAARAALPDHIYMDAMGFGMGNCCLQVTFQACSIDEARYLYDQLATFCPIVMALSAASPFYRGFVSDNDCRWGVISASVDDRTQEERGLKPLKNNKFRIFKSRYDSIDSYLSSCSEKYNDIDLTIDEEIYKQLLDAGIDRLLAQHIAHLFIRDPLSVFEEKIHLDDENESDHFENLQSTNWQTMRFKPPPPNSDIGWRVEFRPMEVQLTDFENAAYVVFVVLLTRVILSYKLDFLIPLSKVDENMKVAQKRNAVQEGMFYFRKDIFIGCNPVLDGAASAQNGLETDGGNEEYMLMSIDTIINGKEGVFQGLIPILNCYLENMEVDVDTRCTILNYLKLIKKRASGELMTMAKWMREFVAKHPQYKQDSIITDRMNYDLFRKCDRIAKGEEQCPELIGNPVNRVK; this is translated from the exons ATGGGTTTACTGTCACAGGGGTCTCCACTGAACTGGGAGGAAACCAAGAAATATGCCGACCACATCAGAAAGCACGGCATCATTCAGTTCCTCAACATCTACAACAAGGTGAAGGACCGTCAGAAAGACGTGTTGAAGTGGGGCGATGAG gTTGAGTACATGTTGGTGGAATTGGACGACAAGGATGAAAAGGTTCGACTTGTCCTGAACGGTGGAGATGTTCTGGAAACTCTCCAAGATCAGGGTGAAAAGATCAACCCCAA TCACCCCACGCTTTGGAGACCAGAGTATGGCAGCTACATGATTGAGGGAACTCCAGGGCAGCCGTACGGCGGGACCATGTCGGAGTTCAACACTGTGGAGGGCAACATGGGGAAGAGACGACGGGAGGCCTCATCTGTCCTGAACCAGAACGAAACCCTCTGCACCATCACCTCATTTCCAAT GTTAGGCTGCCCAGGTTTCACCAAACCAGAGCACCGGCCGACCCCTGTCGAAAAGGGAGTGTCCAAGTCACTGTTTTTCCCTGACGAAGCCATCAACAGACACCCAAGATTCAG CACCCTTACCAGAAACATACGTCACAGAAGAGGGGAGAAAGTCGTGATTAATGTACCAA tcttcaAAGACAAGCGCACTCCATCTCCATTTGTGGAGGAGTTTCCTGAGGATGACGGTGAAGCGGCGAGGGCGGCCCTACCCGATCACATCTACATGGACGCTATGGGCTTTGGCATGGGCAACTGCTGTCTGCAG GTGACATTCCAAGCTTGTAGCATTGATGAGGCAAGATACCTTTATGACCAGCTAGCAACATTCTGCCCTATAGTG ATGGCGCTGAGTGCAGCCTCACCCTTCTACAGAGGCTTTGTGTCAGATAATGATTGTCGCTGGGGAGTTATTTCTGCCTCGGTGGACGACAGGACACAGGAGGAACGCGGGCTCAAG ccactgaaaaacaataaattcaGGATCTTCAAGTCACGATACGATTCAATTGACAGCTACCTTTCGAGCTGCAGTGAGAAGTACAATGACATTGATTTGACCATAGACGAGGAGATCTACAAGCAGCTGCTGGATGCAG ggATCGACAGGCTGCTGGCCCAGCACATAGCTCACCTCTTCATCAGAGATCCACTCTCTGTGTTCGAGGAGAAAATTCACTTGGATGATGAGAACGAGTCTGATCACTTTGAG AACCTGCAGTCGACCAACTGGCAGACGATGAGGTTCAAACCTCCGCCTCCGAACTCTGATATTGGCTGGAGAGTTGAGTTCCGCCCCATGGAG gtgcAGCTAACCGACTTTGAAAACGCTGCGTACGTGGTCTTTGTCGTCCTGCTCACCAGAGTGATCTTGTCCTATAAACTGGACTTCCTGATCCCTTTGTCAAAg gttgatgaaaacatgaaggttGCACAGAAGAGAAACGCTGTCCAGGAGGGCATGTTTTACTTCCGAAAGGACATCTTCATAG GCTGCAACCCGGTCCTCGATGGCGCTGCTTCTGCTCAGAATGGTTTGGAGACTGATGGAGGTAATGAGGAGTACATGCTGATGAGCATTGACACCATCATCAATGGAAAG GAGGGAGTTTTCCAAGGCCTTATCCCGATCCTTAACTGCTATCTGGAGAACATGGAAGTTGACGTGGACACCAGGTGCACCATTTTGAACTATCTGAAGCTCATCAAGAAACGCGCCTCAG GCGAGCTGATGACCATGGCCAAGTGGATGAGGGAATTTGTCGCAAAGCACCCGCAGTACAAGCAGGACAGCATCATCACCGACAGGATGAACTACGATCTGTTCAGAAAGTGCGACAGGATTGCCAAAGGCGAAGAGCAGTGCCCAGAGCTCATCGGAAACCCCGTCAACAGGGTCAAAtga
- the elovl5 gene encoding very long chain fatty acid elongase 5, translating to METFNHKLNTYIESWMGPRDQRVRGWLLLDNYPPTFALTVIYLLIVWMGPKYMKHRQPYSCRGLLVLYNLGLTLLSFYMFYELVTAVWHGGYNFYCQDIRSAQEADNKIINVLWWYYFSKLIEFMDTFFFILRKNNHQVTFLHIYHHASMLNIWWFVMNWVPCGHSYFGASLNSFIHVVMYSYYGLSAIPAMRPYLWWKKYITQLQLLQFFMTMSQTICAVVWPCGFPMGWLYFQIGYMVTLIFLFSNFYIQTYKKHSSSLRKEHQNGSPAATNGHANGTPSMERTAHKKLRVD from the exons ATGGAGACCTTCAATCATAAACTGAACACTTATATAGAGTCATGGATGGGTCCAAGAG ATCAACGGGTACGGGGATGGCTACTGCTGGACAACTACCCACCAACCTTTGCACTCACAGTCATATACCTTCTGATCGTATGGATGGGGCCCAAGTACATGAAACACCGGCAGCCATACTCCTGCAGAGGCCTCCTGGTGCTCTACAATCTGGGCCTCACACTCTTGTCCTTCTACATGTTCTATGAG cttgTTACTGCCGTGTGGCATGGTGGCTACAACTTCTACTGCCAGGACATTCGGAGTGCACAGGAAGCGGATAATAAG ATCATAAATGTCCTGTGGTGGTACTACTTTTCCAAGCTCATTGAGTTCATGGACACCTTTTTCTTCATTCTACGGAAGAATAATCACCAGGTCACCTTTCTTCACATCTACCACCACGCTAGCATGCTGAATATCTGGTGGTTCGTTATGAACTGGGTACCTTGTGGCCATT CGTACTTTGGTGCTTCCCTTAACAGCTTCATCCACGTCGTGATGTATTCTTACTATGGCCTCTCAGCCATCCCAGCCATGCGGCCGTACCTTTGGTGGAAGAAGTACATTACACAGTTACAGCTG CTCCAGTTCTTTATGACCATGTCCCAGACAATATGTGCCGTCGTATGGCCATGCGGCTTCCCCATGGGATGGCTGTACTTCCAAATAGGTTACATGGTCACGCTCATTTTCCTGTTCTCAAACTTCTACATTCAG ACTTACAAGAAGCACAGTTCTTCTCTAAGGAAGGAGCACCAGAACGGCTCTCCTGCAGCAACAAACGGGCATGCAAATGGAACGCCGTCTATGGAGCGCACTGCACACAAGAAACTGAGGGTGGATTGA